The DNA segment CGTCTGGCAACGCAACTACTACGAACACGTTATTCGCAATGCCGACGACCTGGCGGAGATCCGCCGCTACATCGCCGATAATCCCTTGAAATGGGAGTCCGATACGGAGAACCCCGTGAACGAAAGGCGGTCCCGGCAGGGCAAGGCATGCCTTGCCCCTACGTGCAGGTGTCCGTCGCTCGCCACCCGAATACTGCCGCCATGAAGATCGCCCACCTCGATTGCTTCTCCGGCGTCAGCGGCAACATGCTGCTGGGGGCGCTGGTTGACTGCGGCCTCGACGCGGCTGATCTGCAGTCGGCGCTGGCGGGTCTGGCCCTGGAAGGATGGGCCCTCAAGGCCGGGCGCGTCCGCCGCGGGCCGATTGACTGCACGCTGGTCGAAGTCGAAGTGACCGCACCCCAGCCCGAGCGCCGCCTCGCGGACATCCTCGGGCTGATTCAGGGCGCGGGTCTCGACCCGGCGGTGGCGCAGCGCAGCGCCGACGTCTTTTGCCGCTTGGCCGAGGCCGAGGCGGCGGTGCACGGCGTCGCCGTCGAGCAGGTGCACTTCCACGAGGTGGGCGCGGTGGACGCGATCGTGGACATCGTCGGCGCGGTCGCGGGCTTTCGACTGCTGGGCATCGAGCGGGCAACGTGTTCACCCCTACCACTGGGCGGCGGCTGGGTTGAGACCGCGCACGGCAAGCTGCCCCTCCCCGCCCCGGCCACGGCCAAGCTGCTCGAGGGCTGCCCCACCTACGGCGGCGACGCGCAGGCGGAGCTGGTGACCCCGACCGGAGCCGCGTTGGTCACCGGCCTGTGCGCTGCCTTCGGGCCGCCGCCGCCGATGATGATCTCCCGCGCCGGCTACGGCGCCGGCAGCAAAGACTTGCCGCATCCCAACTGCCTGCGCATATTCCTCGGCGAACCGGCGGAGGGCGCGCCCCCCACGCCCGGCGGCGAGCCCCTGGTGCTGCTCGAGACCAACCTCGATGACATGAACCCGGAGCTCTACGAGCACGTCATGGAGCGACTGTTCGCGGCGGGCGCGCTCGACGTCTTCATTACCCCCATCATCATGAAGAAG comes from the Armatimonadota bacterium genome and includes:
- the larC gene encoding nickel pincer cofactor biosynthesis protein LarC, giving the protein MPCPYVQVSVARHPNTAAMKIAHLDCFSGVSGNMLLGALVDCGLDAADLQSALAGLALEGWALKAGRVRRGPIDCTLVEVEVTAPQPERRLADILGLIQGAGLDPAVAQRSADVFCRLAEAEAAVHGVAVEQVHFHEVGAVDAIVDIVGAVAGFRLLGIERATCSPLPLGGGWVETAHGKLPLPAPATAKLLEGCPTYGGDAQAELVTPTGAALVTGLCAAFGPPPPMMISRAGYGAGSKDLPHPNCLRIFLGEPAEGAPPTPGGEPLVLLETNLDDMNPELYEHVMERLFAAGALDVFITPIIMKKTRPGSLLTALAPPEEQSQLLRILFRETTTLGVRAREVTRYCLEREWIAVETPYGEVRVKVARMGGEMLTASPEHEDCKRLARATGAPLK